The bacterium genome includes a region encoding these proteins:
- the nqrE gene encoding NADH:ubiquinone reductase (Na(+)-transporting) subunit E — protein sequence MEHYLSLLFKAIFVENLALAFFLGMCTFLAVSKKVDTAFGLGIAVVIVQTLTVPINNVLYQFIIKEGALERFGIEGVNLSFLGLITYIGVIAAVVQVLEMTLDKFFPALYNALGIFLPLITVNCAILGGSLFMVERDYNFAESITYGLGSGIGWGLAIVALAGIREKLRYSDVPDGLKGLGITFITVGLMSLAFMAFGGIQL from the coding sequence ATGGAACATTATTTAAGTTTACTGTTTAAAGCCATTTTCGTAGAAAACCTGGCGCTTGCCTTTTTCTTGGGCATGTGTACTTTTTTGGCGGTTTCTAAAAAAGTAGATACAGCTTTTGGTTTAGGGATTGCGGTGGTTATTGTTCAGACTTTAACCGTTCCAATCAACAATGTCTTATATCAATTCATTATCAAAGAAGGTGCTTTGGAACGCTTTGGTATTGAGGGCGTTAACCTAAGCTTTTTAGGTTTAATCACTTACATTGGAGTTATTGCTGCCGTCGTTCAGGTTTTAGAAATGACTTTGGATAAGTTCTTTCCTGCTTTGTACAATGCTTTGGGTATTTTCTTGCCTTTGATTACTGTAAACTGCGCTATTTTGGGCGGCTCTTTGTTCATGGTTGAACGAGACTACAACTTTGCTGAAAGTATAACCTATGGTTTAGGTTCAGGCATTGGTTGGGGCTTAGCTATTGTGGCTTTGGCAGGAATTCGTGAAAAACTCAGATACAGCGATGTCCCTGATGGACTTAAAGGATTAGGCATAACATTTATTACCGTAGGCTTAATGTCATTGGCATTTATGGCTTTTGGTGGAATTCAACTATAA
- a CDS encoding NADH:ubiquinone reductase (Na(+)-transporting) subunit D yields the protein MSTKTNVKKIVLDPLFNNNPIALQILGICSALAVTTKLSTTITMCLAVTFVVAFSNASVSLIRNHIPSNIRIIVQMTIIASFVILVDQFLKAYAYEVSKQMSVFVGLIITNCIVMGRAEAFAMKNPVLPSFLDGIGNGLGYSIVLLFVGFFRELLGSGAILGYKVLPLASEGGWYQTNGLMLLSPSAFFIIGIFIWVLRTFKTEQVERDE from the coding sequence ATGTCAACTAAGACAAATGTTAAAAAAATAGTTCTAGACCCACTCTTTAATAACAATCCTATTGCACTGCAAATTCTGGGGATATGCTCTGCTCTAGCGGTTACAACCAAGCTTTCTACAACCATCACCATGTGTTTGGCTGTGACTTTTGTTGTTGCCTTTTCCAATGCCAGTGTCAGTTTAATTAGAAACCATATCCCGAGCAATATTCGTATTATTGTTCAGATGACCATTATTGCATCCTTTGTGATTTTGGTGGATCAGTTTTTAAAAGCTTATGCTTATGAAGTAAGCAAACAGATGTCAGTCTTTGTTGGATTAATCATCACCAACTGTATTGTGATGGGTAGAGCTGAAGCATTTGCTATGAAGAACCCTGTGCTTCCAAGCTTTTTAGATGGTATTGGTAACGGCTTGGGTTACAGCATTGTATTACTTTTTGTAGGGTTCTTCAGAGAACTGCTCGGTTCAGGTGCTATATTGGGCTATAAAGTGTTACCTCTAGCTTCTGAAGGCGGATGGTATCAGACCAATGGCTTGATGTTACTCTCTCCAAGTGCATTTTTTATTATTGGTATTTTTATTTGGGTTTTAAGAACTTTTAAAACCGAACAAGTTGAAAGGGATGAATAA